A segment of the Streptomyces sp. XD-27 genome:
GTTGTCTCGGTCTCGCTTTACGGTTTGACTTCTTCTGCCCTCGCGGAGGACATGCGAGGGCGCACAACGGGGTGAAGGCGTACAGAGCAGGGCAAGGGAGAACGGCGTGGCGAACGGGGCCGAGCAGCGGCTCGCCGAGGCGGTGGAGGTGTCGGAGCTGGAGACGGACCGCCCTCTGCTGGGGCGCACCAGCACCGCGGAGCGGGTCGCGGACGTGCTGCGCGACCGCATCGCGGAGGGGTTCTTCCCGCCCGGCACCCGGCTCTCCGAGGACAGCATCAAGGGGGCTCTCGGCGTCTCGCGCAACACCCTGCGCGAGGCGTTCCGGCTGCTCACCCACGAACGGCTGCTGGTGCACGAGCTCAACCGCGGGGTCTTCGTGCGGGTGGTGAGCGTGGCGGACCTGACCGACATCTACCGGGTGCGCGCGCTGGTGGAATGCGCGGCCGTACGCGGCCTGGGGGCGCCGCCGTACCGGCTCGACGCCGTGGAGGCGGCGGTCGTCGCGGGCGAGCGGGCCGCACGGGAGCGCGCGTGGCAGGAGCTGTCGACCGCCAACATCCGCTTCCATCAGGCGGTCGTGGGTCTGGCCGGCAGCCCGCGCACGGACGAGCTGATGCGCGCCGTCCTGGCGGAACTGCGGCTGGTCTTCCACTTCATGGACGACCCGCGCCGCTTCCACGCGCCCTACCTCACCCGCAACCGGCAGATCCTGGAGGCCCTCCAGGCGGGAGACGCGGCCGAGGCGGAGCGGCTGCTCGCCTCGTATCTGGAGGACTCGCGGCGGCAGTTGGCGGGCGCGTACGCGGAACGTGTCTCCTCGTAGCCGGGGCTTGGGCCCGGGGGGGCTGGGGGGCCGGGGCGGGCTCCCCAGAAGCGATCACCTCGGGGGTCGCCTGAAGCGATCACGAAGCGATCATTGATCGACCTCTTGTCGGATCGTTGAACAATCCCCTAGCCTCCGGGGAAACTTCCTCACGCCCGCCCCCTGCGGGCCCCGCGCGGAAGGCGGACGCATGATCGTTCTCCTCGGCGTGCTCGTGGTCGTCGTCGGCTTCGCCACGAGACGCAACCCCCTGCTGGTGGTGGGCGCGGCGGGCATCGCCACCGGACTCCTCGGCGGTCTGACGCCGCGCGAGGTGCTCGCCGCGTTCGGCGACGGCTTCGCCTCCAGCCGCTCCGTGACGATCTTCGCCATCACCCTGCCCGTCATCGGCCTGCTGGAACGCCACGGCCTCCAGGAGCAGGCCCGCGGCCTCGTCGCCCGCTTCGCCAAGCTCACCACCGGCCGGTTCCTCACCCTGTACCTGGCGCTGCGTCAGATCACCGCCGCGCTCGGGCTGGTCAGCGTGGGCGGCCCGGCCCAGACCGTCCGCCCGCTGGTCGCCCCCATGGCCGAGGGCGCCGCGGAGCGCCGCTTCGGTCCGCTTCCCGACAAGGCGCGCGAGAAGATCCGGTCGTTCTCCGCCAGTGCCGACAACGTCGGGCTCTTCTTCGGTGAGGACGTCTTCCTCGCGGTCGGCTCGATCCTGCTGATCACCGGGTTCGTCAACACCACGTACGGCACCCATCTGGAGCCGCTGCACCTGGCGCTGTGGGCCATCCCCACCGCCCTGTGCGCACTGGTCGTGCACGGTTGGCGGCTGCTGCGCCTGGACCGGCAGTTGGAGCGCGACCTGCTCGCCGGGGCCGGGGCGGCCGCCCTGCCCGCGGGCCCGGATGCGCCGGAGGCCGTCAAGTGATCAAGGCAGAGTGGTTCTTCTGGCTCGTCGGCGCCGTCTTCCTGGTGATGGCCGCCCAGATGCTCACCGACCGCAGCAACCCCAAACGCCATGGCAGCGCCGCCTTCTGGGGACTGATCGGCGCGGGCTTCATCTACAGCTCCTGGGTGGTGGAGGACAGGGCCCCCGCCGAGCCGCTCGGCGCCGCGGTCCTCGTCATGGCCTGCCTGGCCGGCTTCGGCCTCACCGGGCGCGGCGAGGCCCGTACCACGACCAGTGAACAGCGGGCGGCGAGCGCCGCCCGGCTGGGCGGCAGGCTCTTCGTGCCCGCCCTCACCATCCCGCTGGTCGCCATGGTCTGCGCGGTGGGCGTCAAGAAGCTGTCCATCGGCGGCGAACCGGTCCTGCAGAAGGGCAGCGAGACCATCCTGGGGCTCGGCATCGGGGCGGTGGCCGCCCTCGCCGTCGGCATGGTCATGCTGCGCGAGAAGCGCCTGTCCGTCCCCATCCACGCCGGGCGCTCCATGCTGGAGGCCATGGGCTGGGCGCTGCTCCTGCCGCAGATGCTCGCCACACTCGGCAGCATCTTCTCCGTCGCCGGGGTCGGCACCGAGGTCGGCAAGCTCACCACCAAGGCGCTGCCCGACGGCTCGCTCCACCTCGCCGTCGTCGTCTACTGCGTGGGCATGGCCCTGTTCACCGTGATCATGGGCAACGCGTTCGCCGCCTTCCCGGTGATGACCGCCGCCGTCGGCTGGCCCGTCCTCGTCCAGACTTACGACGGCAGTCCGGCCGCCGTCCTCGCCGTCGGCATGCTCGCCGGGTTCTGCGGCACCCTCGTGACCCCCATGGCAGCCAACTACAACATCGTTCCGGCGGCGCTGCTGGAGCTCAAGGACCAGTACGGGCCGATCAAGGCCCAGCTGCCCACCGCGGTGGTCCTGCTCGGCTGCAACATCGCGATCATGTCCGCTTTCGCCTTCTGATCCCGTTCTGATCTCGTTCTGATCCGATCTGATCCCGTTCTGATGGTGCCTGCCCTGAGTCTCAGGGCTGTGGGCGACGCCACACGCCGGCGCGGCGGGACACCGGCCGGACGCGGGGGACTCCGGTCAGGGCGCCGCGGGCACCGGTGCGAGCCGTGCCGTTTCGTCCGCTGTCAGTGCGACCGCCTACGCTGTGCGACGTGACTTCTGCACCCCCCGGGGCCGCCGCGCCCCAGCTCAACGGGCCTGCCCGCCCCGCCCCGGGCCCGGCCGCCGACGAGGGCCTGGCGCGGCGGCTGCGCGCGCTCGCGTGCACCGCGCCGCTGCACGACCTCGACGCGCGCAAGGCCAACCTGGCCGGGGAGTACGGGGTGTACGCGATGGCCGAGGTCGCCCTCGCCGCCATCGACCTGGTCACACTCCACATGGACTTCGACACCGGTGCCGACCACGAGCAGATAGTGGCCAGGCTCCTCCCGCGCATCGCGGCCCAGACCCCGCAGCGGCCCGCCGCCGAGCACGAGCGCGTCGCCCGCTGGGTGCTGGAGAACCTGATCAACGTCGGCAGCGTGGACCGCGGCTTCCGCGCCGTCTACGGCACCTTCGACGCCGACGGCGCGTACGTGCGCCGGGACTACGACTTCAAGCTGATCGAGGAGGTGCCGGGCCCCGGCGGCACCGTCTACCTGCGCACCACCGACGAAGCCGTCAACGTCCTGGTCGGCGCCCTCGACACGGACGTCACCAGCGCCCAGATCGCCGCCGAGGTGAAGCTGGAGGTGCTCATCAGCCGCGGGCGGCTCGCCGACGCCCAACTCGCCGCCGAGCAGGCCCGGTACCGCACCGTGCAGTACGCGGAGCACCTGCGCCGGACCCTGGAGGCGACCCGGCGCAACGTCCGCGCCGTCGACTGGCTCAACAGCGTCCCCGACATGATCGCCGAAGCGCTCGACCACGTCGCCGACCGCTACCGCCACGAGAACGCGATCCTCACCAACATCCGCAAGGCGCGCGACGAGGCCGAGGACGCGGAGCACAAGCGGCGCGCCGCCGAGCTGGTCGACATCGTCAAGGACTGCATCCGCCGCCACACCCAGCTCCAGTCCCGGCTGCTGGAGGCCGGTCCGCTGTTCCGCGCCGAGCAGGACCGGCAGGCGTTCGCCCCGCCCACCGCGCGCACCGGACTCGACCTGTACGGGCAGCTCGTCGCCCCGGTCCTGCCGCTCCCGGTCGAGCAGGCGATCCGCGTCACCGACGCGTTCTTCACCCACGGCACCGGGCTGCGCACGCCCGTCTCGGTGCGGGTCGGGGACCTGGTCGACATGCTGCTGACCCCGCCCGTGGAGCGCGAGCACCTCGGTGCCGAGATGCCGGAGCCGGACCTGGTCGCCACTCCGGACGACAGCCGGTTCAGCGAGGAGCAGCTCGCCGCCGCCACGGAGCTGCTGGAGCTGCCGCCCGACGCCCCCCGCAGGCTCTCCGGCCTGCTCGCCGAGGCGCGCCGCCGTGACCCCGAACTCCCGTACCTGGTCGCCCTGCTGGCGGTGCACGCCGCCAGCCCGCCGGTCGGCACGGCGTACCGCCAGGGCGAGCGGTCCCTCCTCTTCGCCGTCGACGACGGCACGGTGCTGGACGACCCGGAGTTCGGCGGTGCGGATCTGATCGTGGGCACGGCGCTGCTGGACGCGGCCGGGATGGCCGCCGACCGAGCGGAGGTGGCGTAAGTGGGTGCTCGCTCCCACGAGCTGTGCCCGGCGACGGCGCGCAACCGCCCATCGACGGTGGCCGTCTCGTACGCGGCTGCGGGCCGGTGGCCGGGTTGTGCCCACCCGTCCCGCCCCAGCGGGACGAATGCCC
Coding sequences within it:
- a CDS encoding GntR family transcriptional regulator, producing MANGAEQRLAEAVEVSELETDRPLLGRTSTAERVADVLRDRIAEGFFPPGTRLSEDSIKGALGVSRNTLREAFRLLTHERLLVHELNRGVFVRVVSVADLTDIYRVRALVECAAVRGLGAPPYRLDAVEAAVVAGERAARERAWQELSTANIRFHQAVVGLAGSPRTDELMRAVLAELRLVFHFMDDPRRFHAPYLTRNRQILEALQAGDAAEAERLLASYLEDSRRQLAGAYAERVSS
- a CDS encoding DUF969 domain-containing protein, coding for MIVLLGVLVVVVGFATRRNPLLVVGAAGIATGLLGGLTPREVLAAFGDGFASSRSVTIFAITLPVIGLLERHGLQEQARGLVARFAKLTTGRFLTLYLALRQITAALGLVSVGGPAQTVRPLVAPMAEGAAERRFGPLPDKAREKIRSFSASADNVGLFFGEDVFLAVGSILLITGFVNTTYGTHLEPLHLALWAIPTALCALVVHGWRLLRLDRQLERDLLAGAGAAALPAGPDAPEAVK
- a CDS encoding DUF979 domain-containing protein translates to MIKAEWFFWLVGAVFLVMAAQMLTDRSNPKRHGSAAFWGLIGAGFIYSSWVVEDRAPAEPLGAAVLVMACLAGFGLTGRGEARTTTSEQRAASAARLGGRLFVPALTIPLVAMVCAVGVKKLSIGGEPVLQKGSETILGLGIGAVAALAVGMVMLREKRLSVPIHAGRSMLEAMGWALLLPQMLATLGSIFSVAGVGTEVGKLTTKALPDGSLHLAVVVYCVGMALFTVIMGNAFAAFPVMTAAVGWPVLVQTYDGSPAAVLAVGMLAGFCGTLVTPMAANYNIVPAALLELKDQYGPIKAQLPTAVVLLGCNIAIMSAFAF